CACAACCGCGTTGGTGATGGGCATATCGACGCCCATTTTCGCTGCCAGGTCCGAGACGGCACGGCCGGACTTGATGCCCTCTGCCGTCTGCGTCATGCGGTTGTTGACCTCATCTAGGGTGAGGCCTTCGCCCAGCATGCGACCGGCCGTGTGGTTGCGGCTCAGCGAGGAGGAACAAGTTGCCACTAGATCGCCCAGCCCGGCCAGCCCGGCCATGGTCTCGGCCTTGCCGCCCAGCGCCAGTGCCAGCCGTGTTGTCTCCGCCAGGCCACGCGTGATCACCGAGGCCTTGGTGTTGTCGCCCACCATTTGTCCCTCGCAAATGCCCACGCATAGCGCGATGACGTTCTTCACGATCCCGCCAATCTCCACGCCCACCACGTCATCGACGGTGTAGGGGCGGAAGTATGGCGGCGTGGACACGCTCGCCACCCATTTTGCGGTGTTCTCATCGGCACATGCCACCACGGAGGCGGTGGGCTCCTGGCGGGCAATTTCCATGGCCAAATTGGGGCCAGAAATCACCACTACCCGGTCCGGGGTGAGCCCCAGCTCTTCCTCGATGACCTGGGACATGCGTTGGTCGGTGCCCAGTTCCAGGCCCTTCATCAAGCTGACGACGACGACGTCCTTAGCCAGGTGACCGGCCCACCCGCGCAGCTGCTCACGCAACGTTTGGGCGGGAACGGCAAGCACCACCAGCTCAGCGTCTCTGAGTACCTCCACGGCGTCCGTGGAGGCGCCGATGTTGGCGGGCAGCTCGGTGGTGGAGAGGTAGCGCGGGTTGCGGTGGTGGATGTTGATCTGGTCCACCACCTCCTGGCGCCGGCCCCACACCACGATCTTGCGATCCGTGCCTGCCGCGGCGTCGCCGAGGATCTTCGCGAACGTGGTTCCCCAGCTGCCGGCACCCAAGACCGCGATCTTGACCGGCGCAATGCCATCCACGTAGCTCACTGGGGATCACCTGTTTCTGTTGGTCCGACGTCGTTCTTCTGATGATCCTGCTTGTGACCTTGGGAGCCGCGCTCCTCAAATCTGCCATGGGTTGACTGGTGGTGGGCCGCGGGGTCCCAGCGCTGGGCCGGGGCCTTCTCGCCGCGCAGCTCCTCCAGCATGGCCGTAATGGCCACCATAATGACATCGGTCATGGCCTCCAGGGTGGCTTTGTCGGCCGCATGCCCGGCGAAGGCGCTCAGGTCCACAGGGTCACCGACCACGACCTTCACCTTCTTGCGCGGGAAAATCTTGAAGCCCTTGGCATAGCGGGGGAACACTTCCTGCGCCCCCCAATGCACCACGGGGATGACCTTGACACCTGTACCCAGGGCCAGCCTGGCCGCCCCCGTGCGCCCTTTCATGGGCCACAGATCCGGATCACGGGTAAGGGTGCCCTCGGGATAGACCACCACCGCGCCGCCGCCGTCGAGCACCTTCTGGGCAAAGGACAGCGACGTGCCGGCCCCTGCTCCGCTGCGCTCAACAGGAATCTGCTGTGCGCCGCGCAGGATGGGTCCCAAGATCGGGGTCTTGAATAAACCGTCCTTGGCCAGGAAGTGCGGCATGACGTTTTGGTTGTAGAGCAGGTGACCGACCACGATCGGGTCGATTTCGGTGCAGTGGTTGGGCACCACAATGAAGCCCTCGTCGACCGGCAGTCGGTCAAGGCCATACCATTCCTTGCCCATGAGCAGGGTGATCGCGGTCCGGGCGACGCCGGCCACAAACGCAAACACCATCCAGGTCCGCAGACTCATACCAACGGGCTTGAAGGGGCGCTTGCGTGCTGGCTTGCGCCGGCCGGGCAGGTCCTGTCCGGAAACGTCAGCGGCCACGACCCTACCTCAAGACTTTACTGGACTCGTGCACGTCAAAATCGGCGCCCAACCCGTCAAGTTTGGCCGTGAACTTCTCATAGCCTCGGCTGATGATGTCAATGCCCGTCACGGTGGAGGTGCCTTGGGCGGCCAAGGCGGCGATCATGTGACTGAAACCGCCGCGCAGGTCGGGGACGTCGATGGTGGTTCCCGTCAGAGGGGTGGAGCCGGAGATGACTGCCGAGTGGATGAAGTTCCGTTGGCCGAAGCGGCAGGGGACGCTGCCCAGACACTCGCGGTGGAGCTGGATGTTGGCACCCATCCTGGTCAGCGCGTTGGTGAAGCCAAACCGGTTCTCGTAGACGGTCTCGTGCACGATCGAGACACCCTCGGCCTGGGTCAGGGCCACCACGAGCGGCTGCTGCCAGTCCGTCATGAACCCCGGGTGGACATCGGTCTCCAGCACTAGCGGCTTCAGGTCCCCGCCCTTGTGGTAGAAACGGATGCCGTCGTCGTGGATGTCCATGCCGCCACCAATCTTGCGGAAGGTGTTCACGAACGTCATCATGTCCCGCTGGCTGGCGCCTTCGACGTATATGTCACCGCCAGTGACAAGCGCGGCAGACGCCCAGGATGCGGACTCGTTGCGGTCGGGCAGGGCGGTGTGCACGTAGCCGCTGAGTTCGTTCACGCCTTCAATGCGGATGGTCCTGTCGGTCTGCACCGAGATGATGGCGCCCATTTTTTGCAAGATCGCAATGAGGTCAATGATCTCCGGCTCCGTGGCCGCACCGCTGAGCTCGGTGATGCCTTCGGCCCGGGTGGCGGAGAGCAGCACTTGTTCGGTGGCGCCAACACTGGGGTAGGGCAGACTGATCTTGGTGCCCTTGAGCCCGTGAGGGGCGGAAATGAGGATGCCTCCGCCGGTCTTGTCCACCACAGCACCAAATTTGCGCAGCACCTCGAGGTGGTAGTCGATGGGTCGGTCACCGATCTTGCAGCCGCCCAGGTCCGGGATGAACGCGTGACCAATGGAATGAATGAGAGGTCCGCACAGCAGGATGGGGATGCGGGAGTCACCGGCGTGGGTGTTGATCTCCGAGCTGGAGGCAGTCTTGGCGTTGGCCGGGTCCAGTGTCAGGTCCCCCGTGACGGGGTCCTTCACCACCGTGACGCCGTGAAGTTGCAGCAACGAGGTCACAACCTCCACATCCTTGATCTCCGGGACATTGCGCAACGTGGAGGGCGCATTGCCCAACAATGCGGCCACCATGGCCTTGGGGACTAAGTTCTTAGCACCACGTACCTGGATGCGTCCCTTGAGCGGGACACCGCCACGGACCGTCAGAATCCTGCTCATCTTCACCTAATCCTTCGTTCCACCACCACCCGCCGAACCTTCGCCGGGCCTCAGTCAAGCATAGTTTCTCCCCACTAGATGCTGAAATGGCTGTCCCTGCTGGAGGCTGGCGGGCAGCGAACGCGCGGTTTCCGCGGGAGCAGGATCCGGCGTCGTCCCTTGGCCCAGGCGTATCCGGGCGCCCTGGCCGGAACCAAATGCGTCCCACCGCGGGGGCCGTTGTGGTGATTCGCCACCGCTATGAATCGGTTCCGCAACAGAGGGGGCCGTTGTGGTGATTCGACGCTGGCCGGCCAGGGGCGAGTCACCACAACGGCCCCCTCTGAATGCCCTGTCGTACCCGGAACAGGTGGCGACCCGCACCCTTGCCTCCTCCACAGGCCCGGGGTGCCCGGTACTTTCCACAATCGCCACGATTCAAGATGCCAGGCCCGTTCCCCGGATGGATCATCGAAGCATGACAGTTTTCCAGGTGCCGCCGTTTATCACCGCGGACAGCAAATATGAGGACGAATACTCGGCCCGAAGGCTTTCTCGCCAGACTGCCTCCGGCAAACTTGTCAGGGTACGCCGGGGACTTTATCTGCCAGCTTCGGTGTGGGAAAGCATGAAGCCGTGGGAGCAGGAACGGATGCGGATCCAGGCAGTTGATGTGCTGGCAAGCCGTCATCCGATTTTTGCCCGCGAGTCCGCAGCTCTGGTCATGGGACTGCCACTGATTCATACGCCGCGCCAGGTTCAAACGGTCGTGGCCCCGGGCCTGCGCGGGGGCCAAAGCAGCAAGGGGGTGCGCCGCACCGGCTCGGTGGAGGGCGATCCCGTACCGTGGACCATGTTTGGGCTCAAGGTCACCCCGCCGGCGGAGACCGCACGCGATCTGGCGCTGCAGCTGCCACTGTCCCAGTCGCTGCCCGCCATGGACAAGTTGATGCAGCGCGAGATCCTGCCGGGCTCTCCTCACAATGTAAATCTGATCTTCACTGCTGACCATGTGCGTGCCTCAGCTGCATTGCTTCCCAATGGCACGCAGCGGCGCAGGGTGGAAAGAGTTCTGGAGGTGGCGGACGGGCTCTCGCAGTCGGCGGGTGAGTCATGGAGCCGTGCCATCATGATCCAACACGGCTTCCCACGACCGGTTTTGCAAAATTCGTACTACGACGACCGGGGTCTCATCGGCTATCCGGACTTTGAATGGAAGGAATTGAAGATTCTTGGCGAATTCGATGGCTTCGAGAAATACTCAGCGCAGCGCTTCCTCAAGGGTAAGACCCCGTCCCAGGTGGTGGTTGAGGAGAAAAAGCGGGAGGACCGGCTACGAGCGCTCGGCTACAAAGTGGTTCGATGGGTGTGGGCAGACCTCCAGGACCCACAGCGGCTCATTGGCCTGTTGCACGCGGCCGGCCTGCCGTCGCGAAATCTGTAGCGTCAACGAGGTCCGGGGGGCCGTTGTGGTGATTCGCCGCTGGCCGGCCAGGAGCGGATCACCACAACGGCCCCCCGGGTGTGCTCCGGCTGTAATCGGGGCAGCAAAAAGCCGGCCCTTCCCGGGAGGGATGGACCGGCTTTCCTGTGTGCTGAGGCCACGCACCCCTGGGGCCACACACCCAGTGGTCCACAGCAGAAGCCGCACGAACGGCTGAAGTTGGGGAGGGCTCGGGGACTAGCTTTTCGCCGGCAGCGTGGTGGGCTTGTAGGTCGGACGCGTGGCCTCGAACGCGGTGATGGCCGGTTCGTCGCGCAGCGTCAGGCCAATGTCATCCAGGCCTTCCAGGATGCGCCAGCGGGTGTAGTCGTCAATCTGGAACGGGGCCACAACAGTGCCCGCCGTGACCATTTTGGCCACCAGGTCCACAGTGACCTCCGTCCCCGGAGCGTTCTCCAGGACTTTCCAGATCAGCTCAATGTCGTCCTGGGCCACCTCGGCGGCCACCAAGCCTTGTTTGCCCGAGTTGCCGCGGAAAATGTCGGCAAAGCGTGAGGAGAGCACGGCCTTGAAGCCGTAGTCTTTCAGCGCCCAAACAGCATGCTCGCGGGAGGAACCGGTTCCGAAGTCGGCGCCTGCCACCAGCACGGAGCCAGCGCTGTACGGCTCCTGGTTGAGGATGAATTCGGGGTTTTTGCGCCAGCTGGAGAACAGGGCGTCCTCGAAGCCGGTACGGGTGATCCGCTTGAGGTACACGGCCGGGATGATCTGGTCGGTATCAACGTTGCTTTGGCGCAGCGGGACACCAATACCGGTGTGGGTGGAGAACTTGTCCATGGTGTGAGCTCCTTACGCTACGGTCTGGGCGGATGTGGTCTCGACAGGCTCGACCACCGGCAAGAGGTCCGACGGCGAGCTGAGGGTGCCGCGAACAGCCGTGGCGGCTGCGACGACGGGTGAGACCAGGTGGGTGCGCCCGCCCTTGCCCTGGCGGCCTTCAAAGTTGCGGTTGGACGTCGAGGCGCAACGCTCCCCCGGTTCCAGTTGGTCAGGGTTCATACCCAGGCACATGGAGCAACCGGCAAAACGCCACTCGGCACCAAAGTCGACGAACACCTTGTCCAGGCCCTCGGCTTCGGCTTCCAGGCGGACGCGGGCGGATCCGGGCACCACCAGCATGCGGATGTTGGGGTCCTTTTCGCGGCCGCGGATGATGTCCGCGGCGGCGCGCAGGTCCTCGATGCGGGAGTTGGTGCAAGAGCCCAGGAAAACCGTGTCGACACGGATGTCCTTCATGGGGGTGCCTGCTTCGAGGTCCATGTAGGCCAGTGCCCGTTCGGCGGCGGCCTTGGCGTTTTCGTCGCCGAAGTCCTCCGGGAACGGAACGGCGTCGTTCAGGGAGACGCCCTGCCCCGGGTTGGTGCCCCAGGTGACGAAGGGCTCCAGGGTGTTTGCGTCTAGGAACACCTCGGCGTCGAATTCGGCGTCGTCCTCTGTTGTCAGGGACTTCCAGTACTCAACGGCATCATCCCAGTCCGCACCCACCGGTGCATGAGCGCGGCCCTTGAGGTAAGCAAAGGTGATCTCGTCCGGGGCGATCATCCCAGCACGGGCGCCCGCCTCGATGGACATGTTGCACACGGTCATGCGGGCGTCCATGGACAGTGCACGGATGGCCGATCCACGGTATTCGAGCACGTAGCCCTGGCCACCACCGGTGCCGATCTGGGCGATGATGGCCAAGATGACGTCCTTGGAGGTCACGCCGGGGCGCAGCGTGCCCTCGACGTTGATGGCCATGGTTTTGAACGGCTTCAGCGGCAGTGTCTGGGTGGCCATGACGTGCTCCACCTCGGAGGTGCCAATACCAAAAGCGAGGGCGCCCACTGCACCGTGCGTTGAAGTGTGCGAGTCTCCACAAACCACCGTCATACCCGGCTGGGTCAGGCCCAGCTGCGGGCCCACCACATGCACGATGCCCTGTTCGGCGTCGCCCAGCGAGTGCAGGCGCACACCGAATTCGGCACAATTGTTGCGCAGCGTCTGGATCTGGGTGCGGGAGGTAAGGTCCGCGATCGGCTTGAAGATGTCCAGCGTGGGGGTGTTGTGATCCTCCGTGGCAATGGTCAGATCCGGGCGGCGCAATGGCCGACCGGCCAGCCGCAAACCCTCGAAGGCCTGGGGCGAGGTGACCTCATGGATCAGGTGAAGGTCGATGTAGAGAAGGTCCGGCTGTGCGGCATCGCCGTCACCCTCGCCCTGCTTGACAACGTGGTCGCGCCATACTTTTTCAGCGAGCGTCTTCGCGGTCCTTCGCGCAGTCGTCGTCGAAACGGTCGGCAGCTTTGCTGAGTCGTGCGCTTCGGGTGTGGTTGCCTCGGTCACGGCCAGCTCCCTTCATCTGTTGAGATGCGTGCCTCCAGTAGAATGACTGGAACGCGCACCTGTGGTTTGTATAGTCCTACTGTTCCAGCCCCGTTGGCACAGAAGCTAGCCCGTCGATTTGCATCTCACATAATGAGACGTCAATATCATTACATGGACAATTCTAGTGGCGTTGGCGTTATCGATAAAGCGGCTCTCGTGCTTGATGCACTGGAGGCAGGACCTACCACCTTGGCCCAGCTTGTTGCGGCCACCGGTTTGGCCCGCCCAACAGTGCACCGGCTGGCGCTTGCCTTGGTATATCACCGGCTGGTCAGCCGCGACATGCAGGGCCGTTTTGTGCTGGGCAGCCGCCTCGTGGAACTGGCCTCCGCCGCCGGTGAGGACCGCCTGATTGCCGCCGCCGGCCCCGTACTTCTGCAACTGCGTGATTCCACCGGTGAAAGCGCCCAGATCTTCCGTCGCCAGGGCGATTCCCGCGTGTGTGTGGCGTCTGCTGAGCGGCCTATCGGCCTGCGCGACACCATTCCCGTAGGCACCCAGCTGACCATGAAGGCCGGCTCCGCCGCCCAGGTGTTGCTGGCCTGGGAAGATCACGAGCGTTTGCTCGAGGGCCTGCACAACGCCCGTTTCACACCCACCGTTTTGGCCGGTGTACGACGGCGTGGATGGGGTCAGTCCCTGGGCGAACGTGAGCCCGGGGTGGCCTCGGTGTCGGCGCCCGTCCGCGGCCCCTCCGGCCGCGTCATTGCGGCGGTGTCTATCTCCGGCCCCATTGAG
This region of Arthrobacter alpinus genomic DNA includes:
- the murA gene encoding UDP-N-acetylglucosamine 1-carboxyvinyltransferase, whose product is MSRILTVRGGVPLKGRIQVRGAKNLVPKAMVAALLGNAPSTLRNVPEIKDVEVVTSLLQLHGVTVVKDPVTGDLTLDPANAKTASSSEINTHAGDSRIPILLCGPLIHSIGHAFIPDLGGCKIGDRPIDYHLEVLRKFGAVVDKTGGGILISAPHGLKGTKISLPYPSVGATEQVLLSATRAEGITELSGAATEPEIIDLIAILQKMGAIISVQTDRTIRIEGVNELSGYVHTALPDRNESASWASAALVTGGDIYVEGASQRDMMTFVNTFRKIGGGMDIHDDGIRFYHKGGDLKPLVLETDVHPGFMTDWQQPLVVALTQAEGVSIVHETVYENRFGFTNALTRMGANIQLHRECLGSVPCRFGQRNFIHSAVISGSTPLTGTTIDVPDLRGGFSHMIAALAAQGTSTVTGIDIISRGYEKFTAKLDGLGADFDVHESSKVLR
- a CDS encoding type IV toxin-antitoxin system AbiEi family antitoxin domain-containing protein; translated protein: MTVFQVPPFITADSKYEDEYSARRLSRQTASGKLVRVRRGLYLPASVWESMKPWEQERMRIQAVDVLASRHPIFARESAALVMGLPLIHTPRQVQTVVAPGLRGGQSSKGVRRTGSVEGDPVPWTMFGLKVTPPAETARDLALQLPLSQSLPAMDKLMQREILPGSPHNVNLIFTADHVRASAALLPNGTQRRRVERVLEVADGLSQSAGESWSRAIMIQHGFPRPVLQNSYYDDRGLIGYPDFEWKELKILGEFDGFEKYSAQRFLKGKTPSQVVVEEKKREDRLRALGYKVVRWVWADLQDPQRLIGLLHAAGLPSRNL
- a CDS encoding lysophospholipid acyltransferase family protein; translated protein: MSLRTWMVFAFVAGVARTAITLLMGKEWYGLDRLPVDEGFIVVPNHCTEIDPIVVGHLLYNQNVMPHFLAKDGLFKTPILGPILRGAQQIPVERSGAGAGTSLSFAQKVLDGGGAVVVYPEGTLTRDPDLWPMKGRTGAARLALGTGVKVIPVVHWGAQEVFPRYAKGFKIFPRKKVKVVVGDPVDLSAFAGHAADKATLEAMTDVIMVAITAMLEELRGEKAPAQRWDPAAHHQSTHGRFEERGSQGHKQDHQKNDVGPTETGDPQ
- the leuC gene encoding 3-isopropylmalate dehydratase large subunit; the encoded protein is MPTVSTTTARRTAKTLAEKVWRDHVVKQGEGDGDAAQPDLLYIDLHLIHEVTSPQAFEGLRLAGRPLRRPDLTIATEDHNTPTLDIFKPIADLTSRTQIQTLRNNCAEFGVRLHSLGDAEQGIVHVVGPQLGLTQPGMTVVCGDSHTSTHGAVGALAFGIGTSEVEHVMATQTLPLKPFKTMAINVEGTLRPGVTSKDVILAIIAQIGTGGGQGYVLEYRGSAIRALSMDARMTVCNMSIEAGARAGMIAPDEITFAYLKGRAHAPVGADWDDAVEYWKSLTTEDDAEFDAEVFLDANTLEPFVTWGTNPGQGVSLNDAVPFPEDFGDENAKAAAERALAYMDLEAGTPMKDIRVDTVFLGSCTNSRIEDLRAAADIIRGREKDPNIRMLVVPGSARVRLEAEAEGLDKVFVDFGAEWRFAGCSMCLGMNPDQLEPGERCASTSNRNFEGRQGKGGRTHLVSPVVAAATAVRGTLSSPSDLLPVVEPVETTSAQTVA
- a CDS encoding NAD(P)H-dependent glycerol-3-phosphate dehydrogenase — protein: MSYVDGIAPVKIAVLGAGSWGTTFAKILGDAAAGTDRKIVVWGRRQEVVDQINIHHRNPRYLSTTELPANIGASTDAVEVLRDAELVVLAVPAQTLREQLRGWAGHLAKDVVVVSLMKGLELGTDQRMSQVIEEELGLTPDRVVVISGPNLAMEIARQEPTASVVACADENTAKWVASVSTPPYFRPYTVDDVVGVEIGGIVKNVIALCVGICEGQMVGDNTKASVITRGLAETTRLALALGGKAETMAGLAGLGDLVATCSSSLSRNHTAGRMLGEGLTLDEVNNRMTQTAEGIKSGRAVSDLAAKMGVDMPITNAVVGVLEGKLTVDELGPLLLARQLKSEGD
- a CDS encoding IclR family transcriptional regulator — protein: MDNSSGVGVIDKAALVLDALEAGPTTLAQLVAATGLARPTVHRLALALVYHRLVSRDMQGRFVLGSRLVELASAAGEDRLIAAAGPVLLQLRDSTGESAQIFRRQGDSRVCVASAERPIGLRDTIPVGTQLTMKAGSAAQVLLAWEDHERLLEGLHNARFTPTVLAGVRRRGWGQSLGEREPGVASVSAPVRGPSGRVIAAVSISGPIERLTRQPGRLHAEIVCNASRILTEALRKSND
- the leuD gene encoding 3-isopropylmalate dehydratase small subunit, whose product is MDKFSTHTGIGVPLRQSNVDTDQIIPAVYLKRITRTGFEDALFSSWRKNPEFILNQEPYSAGSVLVAGADFGTGSSREHAVWALKDYGFKAVLSSRFADIFRGNSGKQGLVAAEVAQDDIELIWKVLENAPGTEVTVDLVAKMVTAGTVVAPFQIDDYTRWRILEGLDDIGLTLRDEPAITAFEATRPTYKPTTLPAKS